In Paroedura picta isolate Pp20150507F chromosome 6, Ppicta_v3.0, whole genome shotgun sequence, one genomic interval encodes:
- the ZRSR2 gene encoding U2 small nuclear ribonucleoprotein auxiliary factor 35 kDa subunit-related protein 2: protein MAAPVSPSLLAPPGGSARLSHKKYRALLKKEKRKKKRQLLARLRDSEPAEKNAQVSEEEELDEEEKLLEAERQRLHEEWLLREEKAQEAFRIKKEKEEAARKRQEEEEQKIKEEWEEQQRKEQEEEERKQQVKKDREEAVQKMLDQAESQLENGTTWHNPEPPENVGTEKDRANCPFYIKTGACRFGDRCSRKHNYPNSSQTLLIRGMFVTFGMEQCKRDDYDTDASLEYSEEEIYQQFLDFYEDVLPEFKNVGKVIQFKVSCNFEPHLRGNVYVQYQSEQECQEALALFNGRWYAGRQLQCEFCPVTRWKTAICGLFERQKCPRGKHCNFLHVFRNPNNEFWEANRDIHISPEWTKHAGKNSERRNRSGYYEDYYSRSRRRSSPSSDHAYKRNGESERKRSHKHKKRHLPETSRSHGKRQSRSKKRQRSRNRSWTRSTSRSTSRSRSRGRKRSSSRGRNS, encoded by the exons ATGGCGGCGCCCGTATCGCCGTCACTGTTGGCGCCTCCCGGAGGGTCGGCGAGACTGAG CCACAAGAAGTACAGAGCACTTTTGAAGAAAGAGAAacgaaagaaaaaaagacaattaCTGGCAAGACTTAGAGATTCAG AACCAGCAGAGAAAAATGCACAGGTAtctgaagaggaagagctggatgaagaagaaaaactgcTTGAAGCAGAAAG GCAAAGATTGCATGAAGAATGGTTGCTAAGAGAAGAAAAGGCTCAAGAAGCTTTTAGGAtcaagaaggaaaaagaagaggcaGCAAGAAAacgtcaggaagaagaagag caaaaaataaaagaagaatgggaagagcagcagaggaaagaacaagaagaggaggagcggaAACAGCAAGTGAAAAAAGACAGAGAG GAGGCTGTGCAGAAGATGTTGGACCAAGCTGAAAGCCAG CTGGAAAATGGAACTACATGGCACAACCCAGAACCTCCAGAAAATGTAGGAACAGAGAAAGATCGAGCCAATTGCCCATTCTATATTAAAACAGGAGCTTGCCGATTTGGAGACAG ATGCTCTCGGAAGCATAATTATCCAAACTCCAGCCAGACGCTCCTTATCAGGGGTATGTTTGTTACTTTTGGGATGGAACAGTGTAAAAGAGATGACTATGACACAGATGCAAGTCTGGAATACAGTGAAGAAGAAATCTACCAGCAGTTCTTAGATTTCTATGAAGATGTGCTTCCGGAATTCAAGAATGTGGGAAAGGTTATTCAGTTCAAG GTCAGCTGCAATTTTGAACCTCACCTCCGGGGAAACGTCTATGTTCAGTACCAATC agaACAAGAATGCCAGGAAGCTCTTGCTTTATTCAATGGTCGATGGTATGCTGGGCGGCAGCTTCAGTGTGAATTCTGCCCAGTAACCAGGTGGAAAACAGCTATTTGTG GCTTATTTGAAAGACAGAAGTGCCCAAGAGGAAAACACTGCAATTTTCTTCATGTATTCAGAAATCCAAACAATGAATTCTGGGAGGCCAACAGGGATATTCATATTTCCCCTGAATGGACCAAACATGCTGGTAAAAACTCTGAAAGAAGAAATAGATCAGGCTACTATGAAGACTATTATAGCCGGTCTAGGAGAAGAAGCAGTCCAAGTTCAGATCATGCCTACAAAAGAAATGGAGAGTCAGAGAGGAAAAGGAGTCATAAGCATAAGAAAAGACACCTTCCTGAGACCTCAAGGAGTCATGGAAAACGACAGTCACGCAGCAAAAAGAGACAGCGGAGTCGCAATAGGAGTTGGACACGTAGTACTAGTAGAAGTACCTCTCGGTCAAGGAGTAGAGGCAGGAAAAGGTCCAGTAGCAGAGGAAGAAATAGTTGA